In Candidatus Cohnella colombiensis, one DNA window encodes the following:
- a CDS encoding transporter substrate-binding domain-containing protein has product MYIRSAIIAWISLLLFGTMPVHANSPKVELTEAEQSFIVAHPTIYLGVDPKFVPFEFIDSDGIYKGITPDFIELIEQRTGLNLVQVEGLTWKEAYDRAINNEIDVLPSVSKSSAREEHFSFSIPYYTFQRVLVTRDDNDKVESFESLLGQKIAVQENSSHHNFLKSIGYSKISLYETVEGALAAVTNGSEQAFIGNLATSTYLIREYGFTHLKVVTMNSPGDQQLYFAIRKDWPLLLSIINKGLASITEQERLEIQGRWIKIDSKVDYSELFEVIAIAVAFIVLMTLVSWYWIRKLKNEVRERKSAEQALVFAKEEAEIANEEKSTFLARMSHEIRTPLNAITGMIYLMKKTEISTTQKLYMDKIQQASKNMLAMINDVLDFSKIEADRIEIERTSFNLDTLLHHVMNIISFKIEEQNIEFIIDKEPSLPSAYYGDSKRIGQVFINLINNAIKFTPSGQVSVTIRKAADYGNQVILECSVKDSGIGMSEEQIRHLFEPFVQGDASINRRFGGTGLGLSIVKNLLDRMGGEVSVHSVLGEGSTFVVKLQLEVDRDQEANERQQRVEMFIHKIRVLVLEKNQIHANLLRQYLNAFNMSVEVILSEDVVVERLQNKATSNQAPYDLLIVDYDTPMNKGLQFIESIQQDDVIKVKPKTMLLFPLAREDLFDEIEQWKIDIGITKPIIPSTLYNGIVEIFKDNLLEESTANYGELGAPDRSSRSKFQLLIVEDNKTNQFIARTILEQAGFNVRLAENGAEGVAIFLEQRERINLILMDLHMPTMDGYEATRLIRKEDAKVPIIAMTADAIVGVKEKCLQAGVSDFVSKPFDPEQLINKLDEMIKPLEPESDHRAEVAVASQQEEPILDRSYGLMLLGNKEQLYKRIIKNYCEDNVNVGEMLLRSLDERDYHEAIQIAHKVKGSSGNIGANKMYKVASALQQALSDRDEERIYELAQRFVATFAELYREVEQYTADIGSEESE; this is encoded by the coding sequence ATGTACATTAGGTCAGCAATCATAGCCTGGATCAGTCTATTATTGTTTGGGACGATGCCCGTACATGCGAATTCACCCAAAGTGGAATTGACCGAAGCGGAGCAAAGTTTCATCGTGGCTCATCCAACAATCTACTTAGGTGTTGATCCTAAATTTGTCCCCTTTGAATTTATTGATTCGGATGGTATTTACAAAGGCATTACGCCAGATTTTATCGAACTTATTGAACAAAGAACAGGTCTGAATCTCGTTCAAGTAGAGGGACTTACGTGGAAAGAAGCCTATGATCGGGCAATAAATAATGAGATTGATGTACTCCCTAGTGTGTCGAAATCGTCTGCCCGAGAGGAACACTTCAGCTTCTCCATTCCTTATTATACGTTCCAGAGAGTGCTCGTTACGCGCGATGACAACGATAAGGTTGAATCGTTCGAGAGTTTACTAGGACAGAAGATCGCCGTTCAAGAGAATAGCTCTCATCATAACTTTCTAAAGAGTATTGGTTATTCGAAAATAAGCTTGTATGAGACAGTCGAGGGTGCGTTAGCGGCCGTAACCAATGGTAGCGAGCAGGCGTTCATTGGCAATCTAGCCACATCCACTTATCTCATTCGAGAGTATGGGTTTACTCATCTTAAGGTAGTAACAATGAATAGTCCGGGAGACCAGCAGCTTTATTTTGCAATAAGAAAAGATTGGCCACTGCTCTTAAGCATCATCAACAAAGGGCTAGCGAGCATTACAGAGCAGGAGCGTCTGGAGATTCAGGGGCGTTGGATTAAGATTGACAGCAAAGTGGATTACAGTGAGCTATTTGAAGTGATTGCGATTGCAGTCGCCTTTATTGTGCTCATGACACTTGTATCCTGGTATTGGATTCGGAAGTTAAAGAATGAAGTCAGAGAACGGAAATCTGCAGAGCAGGCACTTGTCTTTGCAAAGGAAGAAGCAGAGATCGCAAACGAGGAGAAATCCACCTTTCTCGCACGTATGTCGCATGAGATTCGTACCCCGCTTAATGCAATTACAGGTATGATCTATCTCATGAAGAAAACCGAAATATCGACAACTCAAAAGCTCTATATGGACAAAATACAGCAAGCATCCAAAAACATGCTAGCGATGATTAATGATGTGCTCGACTTTTCAAAAATTGAAGCAGACCGAATTGAAATCGAACGCACATCATTCAATCTTGATACGCTTCTCCATCATGTGATGAACATTATTTCGTTTAAGATTGAAGAACAAAATATTGAATTCATCATCGATAAAGAGCCTTCTCTACCCTCAGCGTACTATGGCGATTCTAAACGGATAGGGCAAGTCTTCATTAATTTAATTAACAATGCGATCAAGTTCACACCTTCCGGTCAAGTGTCAGTCACGATTAGAAAGGCAGCTGATTATGGTAATCAGGTTATTTTAGAGTGTAGCGTCAAAGATTCCGGGATCGGAATGTCGGAAGAGCAAATTCGCCATCTATTTGAGCCGTTTGTACAAGGGGATGCATCGATTAATCGACGATTCGGAGGCACTGGACTGGGGCTATCGATTGTGAAAAATTTGCTCGACCGCATGGGCGGAGAAGTGAGTGTACATAGTGTACTTGGAGAAGGATCTACTTTTGTTGTTAAGTTACAGCTCGAGGTTGACCGGGATCAGGAAGCGAATGAACGGCAGCAACGTGTGGAGATGTTCATTCACAAAATTCGTGTGCTCGTGCTAGAGAAAAATCAAATTCATGCGAACTTGTTGCGCCAATATTTGAATGCCTTCAATATGTCGGTAGAAGTGATTTTATCAGAGGATGTGGTCGTGGAGCGATTGCAAAATAAAGCGACTTCTAACCAGGCACCCTATGATTTACTTATCGTAGATTATGATACACCGATGAATAAGGGATTGCAGTTCATAGAAAGCATTCAGCAGGATGATGTAATTAAGGTGAAGCCGAAGACTATGCTACTTTTTCCGCTCGCACGAGAGGACCTATTCGATGAAATTGAACAGTGGAAAATCGATATTGGAATTACGAAGCCGATCATCCCCTCTACGCTATATAACGGTATTGTAGAGATCTTTAAAGATAATTTGCTAGAGGAAAGTACAGCGAATTATGGAGAATTGGGCGCTCCAGATCGCAGCAGTAGATCGAAATTCCAGCTGTTGATCGTCGAAGATAACAAGACGAATCAGTTTATTGCGAGAACGATCTTGGAGCAGGCAGGCTTCAATGTACGATTAGCGGAAAATGGTGCAGAAGGTGTGGCAATATTTTTGGAACAGCGTGAGCGAATCAATCTTATTCTTATGGATTTGCATATGCCGACGATGGACGGTTATGAAGCAACACGCTTAATTCGCAAGGAAGATGCGAAGGTTCCTATTATTGCGATGACGGCGGATGCCATCGTAGGGGTGAAAGAGAAATGCTTGCAAGCAGGCGTTAGCGATTTCGTAAGCAAGCCGTTTGACCCGGAACAATTGATCAACAAATTGGATGAGATGATAAAGCCACTTGAACCAGAGAGCGATCATCGAGCTGAAGTGGCGGTCGCTTCACAGCAGGAAGAGCCGATTTTGGATCGAAGCTACGGGTTGATGCTGTTGGGTAACAAAGAACAATTGTATAAACGGATTATTAAAAATTACTGCGAGGATAATGTAAATGTTGGAGAGATGTTATTACGCAGCTTAGATGAGCGGGATTATCATGAAGCGATACAGATTGCACATAAAGTGAAGGGGAGTTCAGGAAATATTGGTGCTAACAAAATGTATAAAGTCGCATCTGCGTTACAACAAGCGTTATCTGACCGGGATGAGGAGCGCATTTACGAGTTAGCACAACGGTTCGTAGCTACCTTTGCTGAGCTCTATCGCGAAGTTGAACAATATACCGCTGATATTGGATCAGAAGAGAGTGAATAG
- a CDS encoding response regulator codes for MKTKILIVDDSKSDRHIISAMLEDYELYYAANGLEAMQLVAQQPTIDLMVLDLNMPVMDGFEVLRALKEQGYHHIVTVILTNHDEIENEVRGLALGAMDFIRKPLNVEALRKRVEIQLALRESSMTMQNYNERLKQEVQRTTEEVVISRDISINVLVGLLEVRNIESSSHTKRTQYMLKALCRHLADNPTYQSVLTEEYIQELFRTAPLHDIGKVGIPDSILLKPGRLTTEEFELMKKHVDYGADALKHNLQGRTAPSFIKTALEIIESHHEKYDGTGYPNGIKGEQIPLSGRLIAIVDVYDALVHPRVYKGAFSHEVAIDIIKQERGRHFDPAIVDAFMEIHQELYEITQLFRQQEVDEVG; via the coding sequence ATGAAGACCAAGATTTTGATCGTAGATGATTCGAAATCGGATCGACATATTATTTCTGCGATGCTGGAGGATTATGAGCTTTACTATGCCGCAAACGGGTTAGAAGCGATGCAACTTGTGGCGCAACAACCGACGATTGATCTGATGGTGCTTGATTTAAACATGCCTGTAATGGATGGGTTTGAGGTGCTTCGAGCTTTGAAGGAGCAAGGATATCACCATATTGTTACCGTTATTTTAACGAATCATGATGAGATTGAGAATGAAGTAAGAGGGCTCGCGCTAGGGGCAATGGATTTTATCCGCAAGCCGCTTAACGTTGAAGCATTGCGTAAGCGAGTAGAAATTCAGTTAGCGCTTCGCGAGTCAAGTATGACAATGCAAAATTACAATGAAAGACTGAAGCAAGAAGTACAGCGAACAACGGAAGAGGTAGTCATAAGTCGGGATATCTCGATTAATGTATTAGTTGGTTTATTAGAGGTGCGAAATATCGAAAGTAGCAGCCATACCAAACGTACCCAGTACATGCTCAAGGCATTGTGTAGGCATCTTGCGGACAATCCCACATACCAGTCTGTGCTTACAGAGGAATATATTCAAGAACTATTTCGTACAGCACCGCTACACGATATTGGCAAGGTTGGCATTCCCGATTCGATCTTATTGAAGCCGGGAAGGCTGACAACCGAAGAATTTGAACTGATGAAGAAGCATGTCGATTATGGAGCGGATGCACTCAAACATAATCTGCAGGGCAGGACTGCACCAAGCTTCATCAAGACCGCGTTGGAGATTATAGAGTCGCACCATGAAAAGTATGATGGAACGGGCTATCCCAATGGGATAAAAGGCGAACAGATCCCACTTAGTGGTCGTTTAATCGCCATTGTAGATGTCTATGATGCGCTTGTACATCCGAGAGTGTACAAGGGTGCATTTTCGCATGAGGTTGCTATAGATATTATTAAGCAGGAGCGGGGACGACACTTCGATCCAGCGATCGTAGACGCCTTCATGGAAATCCATCAGGAGCTATACGAGATTACCCAGTTGTTTAGGCAGCAAGAAGTAGATGAGGTGGGGTAG
- a CDS encoding ABC transporter ATP-binding protein codes for MEARNIKFAYDKKTDQLRGISCEIAIGKITTIIGPNGCGKSTLLGVLSANYIPREGLALLNGKVVHQYKPKELAKQLAVVHQQNEAPSDMTVERLVSFGRQAHRSLFSHNVAEDEKAIEWALTCTSLEQKRETTIDQLSGGERQRVWIAMALAQQTPILFLDEPTTYLDIYYQIEILELVRKLNTEHGLTIVMVLHDINQAIRYSDHIIVMSDGEVVIKGKPHEVVTASMMKQIYGVDVAVKNDLDIGLYIVPIGI; via the coding sequence ATGGAAGCTAGAAACATCAAGTTTGCCTACGATAAGAAGACCGATCAACTTCGAGGGATCAGCTGCGAGATTGCAATAGGCAAAATAACGACGATTATCGGACCAAACGGCTGTGGCAAATCAACATTGTTAGGTGTGCTATCTGCCAACTATATCCCCCGCGAAGGACTCGCGCTCTTGAATGGGAAAGTTGTGCATCAGTATAAGCCGAAGGAGCTTGCGAAGCAGCTTGCTGTTGTTCATCAACAGAATGAAGCCCCTTCCGATATGACAGTTGAACGATTGGTTTCCTTCGGGAGACAAGCGCATCGCAGCTTGTTCAGCCACAATGTGGCAGAAGATGAGAAGGCGATTGAATGGGCGCTCACATGTACGAGTCTGGAGCAAAAGCGCGAGACGACCATCGACCAGCTATCAGGTGGAGAGCGGCAACGAGTATGGATTGCGATGGCGCTTGCGCAGCAGACACCAATTTTATTTCTTGATGAGCCGACGACGTATCTCGACATTTACTACCAGATCGAGATATTAGAGCTCGTTCGCAAGCTCAATACCGAACATGGGCTCACAATTGTGATGGTATTGCACGATATTAACCAAGCGATTCGTTACAGCGATCACATTATTGTGATGAGCGATGGTGAGGTTGTGATCAAGGGCAAGCCCCATGAGGTAGTGACAGCGTCAATGATGAAGCAAATTTATGGTGTTGATGTTGCTGTGAAGAATGATCTAGATATAGGTTTATATATTGTTCCGATCGGGATCTAG
- a CDS encoding iron ABC transporter permease, giving the protein MSKKVISFVVVVILLLLVMLYSMMTGSIKVGFFQLVAGLITGDDDKVAVIRDLRFPRLIVSMFVGATLAVSGVLLQAVMRNPLAEAGVIGISSGAGLISLLFVTAFPTLFFWLPFFSFIGGAIACLIVYSFSWKSGLSPIRLVLVGMAVNATFTGLSQSFNYRGSYAVSGINQATTSIFTLQTWSSVQVVVLYGGIGLLLSLLLSSWCNLLVMQDKTVKNLGLSVTRARLLISIVAVALAAVATAIGGMIAFVGLLIPHIARQLVGSDHRVLIPFSALAGALLILIADTLGRTIVAPVEIPASIIMTVIGGPFLIFLLRKSGRIYGS; this is encoded by the coding sequence ATGAGCAAAAAAGTAATAAGCTTCGTCGTTGTCGTAATTTTATTGCTACTTGTGATGCTCTACTCCATGATGACAGGGAGCATTAAAGTGGGCTTCTTTCAGCTTGTTGCTGGACTGATTACTGGCGACGATGATAAAGTTGCTGTCATTCGAGATTTGCGCTTTCCACGATTAATCGTTTCGATGTTTGTAGGCGCAACGCTAGCCGTTTCAGGTGTACTGCTTCAAGCAGTGATGCGCAACCCGTTAGCAGAAGCGGGTGTCATTGGGATATCTTCGGGTGCGGGCCTGATCTCGTTATTGTTCGTTACCGCGTTTCCCACTTTATTTTTCTGGTTGCCGTTCTTCTCCTTCATCGGAGGAGCAATCGCTTGCCTCATTGTGTATTCTTTCTCTTGGAAATCAGGATTAAGTCCGATTCGGCTTGTCCTTGTAGGGATGGCGGTTAATGCAACCTTCACTGGACTCAGCCAATCCTTCAATTATCGAGGCAGCTACGCGGTTTCGGGCATTAACCAAGCGACAACTTCGATTTTCACGTTGCAGACCTGGAGCAGTGTACAAGTCGTCGTCCTTTACGGGGGGATCGGACTGCTGCTGTCATTGTTATTGTCTTCATGGTGTAACCTGCTTGTGATGCAAGATAAGACGGTGAAAAATTTAGGCTTATCAGTGACGCGTGCGCGATTGCTCATCTCGATCGTAGCGGTAGCGTTGGCAGCGGTAGCGACCGCAATTGGCGGGATGATAGCCTTCGTTGGATTATTGATTCCACATATCGCAAGACAATTGGTAGGATCGGATCACCGCGTACTTATCCCGTTTTCTGCATTGGCAGGGGCGTTGCTCATTCTGATTGCGGATACGCTTGGTCGAACGATTGTAGCCCCGGTTGAGATTCCAGCATCGATTATTATGACCGTTATCGGCGGTCCGTTCTTAATATTCTTGCTTCGAAAGAGTGGTAGAATCTATGGAAGCTAG
- the isdE gene encoding heme ABC transporter substrate-binding protein IsdE, which translates to MKPFVLVTITAVLLLITGCSPSSNDSGSTPSPSDSASEFAQTKQTAEVHRVISTTVAITEIMDALDMELVGIPTSAKKLPIRYAEVTEVGSPMSPDMEVVKMLKPTEILSVTTLESDLKPSFESAGIQATFLDLTSLDKMKKVITELGSKYDRADQAAALVKKFDDKVADIKQRTANVEKPKVLILLGVPGSYLVATEHSYIGDLVKLVGGVNIVQGESVEYLASNTEYLQQGNPDVILRASHGMPDEVIKMFDLEFKRNDIWKHFDAVSNDRVYDLPEELFGTTGALNVDESLEALVGMLYP; encoded by the coding sequence ATGAAACCATTCGTTCTTGTAACGATTACAGCAGTGTTGCTGCTCATAACGGGTTGCTCACCGAGCTCCAATGATTCAGGTTCAACTCCATCACCGAGCGACTCTGCGAGTGAGTTCGCTCAGACAAAGCAAACCGCAGAAGTCCATCGTGTCATTTCGACTACAGTGGCGATCACTGAGATTATGGATGCGCTGGACATGGAGCTCGTTGGAATACCTACAAGTGCAAAGAAGCTTCCTATTCGATATGCGGAAGTAACAGAAGTCGGCAGTCCGATGAGCCCGGATATGGAAGTCGTAAAGATGCTTAAACCGACAGAGATTCTGTCTGTTACGACGTTGGAATCTGATTTGAAGCCGAGCTTCGAAAGCGCGGGTATTCAAGCGACTTTTCTTGATTTGACAAGTTTGGATAAGATGAAAAAAGTAATTACAGAGCTCGGAAGCAAATACGATCGAGCAGATCAAGCTGCGGCACTTGTGAAGAAATTCGATGATAAAGTCGCTGATATTAAGCAGCGGACTGCTAATGTCGAAAAGCCGAAGGTGCTTATTTTGTTGGGCGTCCCGGGTAGTTATCTCGTTGCGACGGAACACTCCTATATTGGTGATCTCGTAAAGCTAGTTGGCGGTGTGAACATCGTACAGGGTGAAAGTGTCGAGTATTTGGCTTCGAATACAGAATATTTGCAGCAAGGAAATCCGGACGTCATTTTAAGGGCATCTCACGGCATGCCGGATGAGGTCATTAAGATGTTCGATTTGGAATTTAAACGCAATGACATCTGGAAGCATTTCGATGCAGTGAGTAACGATCGGGTTTACGATCTTCCAGAGGAATTGTTCGGAACGACAGGTGCATTGAATGTAGATGAGTCACTAGAAGCGTTAGTAGGGATGTTGTATCCATGA
- a CDS encoding NEAT domain-containing protein: MNKSLMKFVAVLSFVVTLLASVQLSTASAAGQSGAIPDGEYSIKFTALQATEDTASSMNNYFVDPKKLTVKEGKTYISFTIKDSPSVAAVQYANDGTNFVDSVIVSTDEATKTRVAQIEVADLSKVLAGKVHVVTSYVAGGQTVNYDKWHDFRYSFDLSSIRAATNEGGNSSSATVERAYTIAITALQATEDTASSMNSYFIDPKKLVVKNGKSYVQFTVKDSKSVAAIQYANDGTNFVDSVVVSTDDAANTRVAEIEVEDVTKVLAGKVHVVTSYVAGGQTVNYDKWHDFRFKFDTSASKPITSDSSSTETTPSTEAKFSDIEGHWAKALIEKAVRLGVVSGYADGTFKPDGDITRAEFTAMISRVLKLEAASTELSFKDASQIPAWAKPYVAQAVKSNIITGFDDNTFRAGEPITRAQLAVMIARAAHLPLDPNATLSFDDKDQVQTWAKPYVAAAVKAGLVREQGNNLFAPKANATRAEAAAYIVGLLN; encoded by the coding sequence GTGAACAAATCGTTAATGAAGTTTGTTGCAGTTTTATCTTTCGTAGTTACATTACTAGCATCCGTACAGCTATCAACAGCAAGTGCAGCAGGGCAATCGGGTGCGATTCCAGATGGCGAATACAGCATCAAATTTACAGCGTTGCAAGCGACTGAAGATACGGCATCCAGCATGAACAATTACTTCGTTGATCCGAAGAAGCTGACGGTGAAGGAAGGCAAGACGTACATTTCATTTACAATCAAAGACAGCCCTTCTGTAGCAGCTGTACAGTATGCGAACGATGGAACGAACTTTGTGGATTCGGTAATCGTAAGCACAGATGAAGCTACGAAGACGCGGGTTGCGCAAATTGAAGTGGCAGATTTGAGCAAGGTGCTTGCAGGGAAGGTCCATGTTGTAACTTCGTATGTTGCAGGTGGTCAAACCGTGAATTACGATAAGTGGCACGATTTCCGCTATTCTTTCGATCTTAGCAGCATTCGTGCAGCGACGAATGAAGGTGGAAACTCATCTTCAGCAACTGTCGAACGTGCATACACCATTGCAATTACAGCGTTGCAAGCTACAGAGGATACAGCTTCCAGCATGAACAGTTATTTCATTGATCCGAAGAAGCTTGTTGTGAAAAACGGTAAATCTTATGTTCAGTTTACAGTGAAGGACAGCAAGTCTGTTGCAGCAATCCAGTATGCGAACGATGGAACGAACTTTGTGGATTCCGTAGTCGTTAGCACTGATGACGCTGCAAATACGCGTGTCGCTGAAATCGAAGTAGAAGACGTAACAAAAGTACTTGCAGGTAAAGTACACGTTGTAACCTCTTATGTAGCAGGTGGTCAAACGGTTAATTATGATAAGTGGCATGATTTCCGCTTTAAGTTCGACACAAGTGCGAGCAAGCCGATCACTTCGGATTCTTCCTCAACAGAAACGACGCCTTCGACTGAAGCGAAATTCAGCGACATTGAGGGGCACTGGGCAAAAGCATTGATCGAAAAAGCAGTTCGACTTGGTGTAGTTAGTGGATATGCGGATGGCACATTTAAACCTGATGGCGATATTACTCGTGCAGAATTCACTGCAATGATCTCCCGTGTGCTAAAGCTTGAGGCTGCAAGTACAGAACTGTCGTTCAAGGATGCATCGCAAATTCCAGCATGGGCGAAGCCTTATGTTGCTCAAGCGGTTAAGAGTAACATCATTACAGGCTTTGACGATAATACGTTCCGCGCAGGTGAGCCAATTACAAGAGCGCAGCTTGCAGTGATGATCGCTCGTGCTGCACATCTTCCGCTTGATCCTAATGCGACTCTTTCATTTGATGACAAGGACCAAGTACAAACTTGGGCAAAGCCGTATGTAGCGGCGGCAGTTAAAGCAGGTTTAGTCAGAGAACAAGGGAATAACCTGTTCGCACCGAAAGCGAATGCTACACGTGCTGAAGCAGCTGCTTATATTGTGGGTCTGCTTAACTAA
- the isdC gene encoding heme uptake protein IsdC: MYKRYATLMLVMLMTVVSMLLGTMRADAAATLADGEYTIDYLVKKTDNGSVSIANDYFVKPAKLIVKNGSFEIQIQMNQSEWVTQFQVPKGDDFADAKVISRNEENNTRIVSVNVDDLATPVPIRMKIKVPDIDYSHQYTVHFEFDEKSIVATSKAPSVSEEKKEPVASASPKPSTSKEDSGSSNKPSDKTTSDQSTKQPEKPEKPEKLEPTAPSPTEPSESVPEQTAEATPPEENSATPVPEESASASPVVEETVVSNESAEPEGVAESSSEASAEVVPLEEEQSSSNNTTLIIVIIAVIIAAAGTTYYIFRRKRGAKSK; encoded by the coding sequence ATGTATAAGCGTTACGCAACCTTGATGTTGGTCATGTTAATGACTGTTGTCTCGATGTTGCTCGGAACGATGAGAGCAGATGCTGCAGCAACGCTAGCAGATGGGGAGTATACGATTGACTACCTCGTTAAGAAGACGGATAACGGCTCTGTATCCATTGCGAATGACTACTTCGTCAAGCCAGCAAAGCTTATCGTAAAGAACGGTTCATTCGAAATTCAAATTCAGATGAACCAAAGTGAATGGGTGACACAATTTCAAGTTCCAAAGGGTGATGACTTCGCCGATGCGAAAGTGATCTCTAGGAATGAAGAGAATAATACGAGAATCGTAAGCGTTAATGTCGATGATCTTGCCACCCCTGTTCCAATCCGAATGAAGATTAAAGTGCCTGATATTGATTATTCGCACCAATACACCGTCCACTTTGAATTCGACGAAAAGAGTATTGTGGCGACATCTAAGGCACCGAGCGTAAGCGAGGAGAAGAAAGAGCCTGTGGCATCAGCTTCTCCGAAGCCATCGACCTCTAAAGAAGATAGCGGTAGTTCGAATAAGCCTAGTGACAAGACAACTTCGGATCAGTCAACAAAGCAGCCAGAGAAGCCAGAGAAGCCAGAGAAGCTAGAACCAACGGCACCGTCACCCACAGAGCCTTCTGAATCTGTTCCTGAACAGACGGCAGAAGCAACACCACCGGAAGAGAACAGCGCTACACCGGTGCCGGAAGAGAGTGCATCAGCATCACCGGTAGTGGAAGAAACCGTTGTAAGCAACGAGTCTGCTGAGCCGGAGGGAGTTGCAGAGTCATCATCAGAAGCGAGTGCGGAGGTTGTCCCGCTCGAAGAAGAGCAATCATCCTCTAACAACACCACTTTAATCATTGTAATTATCGCCGTAATTATCGCGGCAGCAGGAACAACCTATTATATATTCCGAAGAAAAAGAGGAGCGAAATCAAAGTGA
- a CDS encoding ABC transporter substrate-binding protein produces the protein MMKKQTLLLLAVLLIVITGCTSNQSDSSANQNPNAAIVLIDSAGRTIKFNEVPQNIVALSNGEMDIIYALGGKLVGKPTSTESSPILTEAEGVEQIGSTHEVDLEKLMFVRPHVVLGTYPLNSKDIAPIESIGTKLVLTSANSIEDIKNQIRLFGQMLQKEHNASTIIQKIDDKLTELASQQPAEKVRVLMIYGAPGSNMAALPNSLSGNVLDLVGGVNIAASFESLQNFPQYATLNTERIIEANPQLIVIMAHGNPEVVRESFIKELQSNAAWSNLDAVKNNHVEILPSDLFGTNPGTRITESLDMLHNMIQTVGSTS, from the coding sequence ATGATGAAAAAACAGACCCTTCTTCTGCTTGCCGTTCTGCTTATCGTCATAACTGGATGTACTTCTAACCAGAGTGATTCATCCGCAAATCAGAACCCCAATGCCGCAATTGTTCTCATTGATTCTGCGGGCCGTACGATCAAGTTTAACGAAGTCCCACAGAACATCGTTGCTTTAAGCAATGGAGAAATGGATATTATCTATGCTCTTGGGGGCAAGCTCGTCGGTAAACCCACCTCAACAGAATCATCACCCATCCTTACTGAAGCAGAAGGGGTGGAACAGATCGGATCGACCCATGAGGTAGATCTGGAGAAATTGATGTTTGTACGGCCTCATGTCGTACTAGGAACTTATCCACTTAACTCCAAAGATATCGCCCCTATCGAGAGCATTGGAACGAAGCTTGTGCTTACAAGTGCGAACTCGATTGAAGACATTAAAAATCAGATCCGGTTATTTGGCCAGATGCTTCAGAAGGAGCATAATGCGTCTACGATCATTCAGAAAATTGATGATAAGCTCACAGAGCTAGCCTCGCAGCAACCCGCAGAAAAAGTACGTGTGTTGATGATCTATGGAGCACCTGGATCGAATATGGCTGCACTACCCAACTCACTTAGCGGAAACGTTCTCGATCTCGTAGGCGGTGTAAACATTGCCGCTAGCTTTGAGAGTCTGCAAAACTTTCCGCAGTATGCCACATTAAACACGGAACGCATTATTGAGGCGAATCCGCAATTGATTGTCATTATGGCACACGGAAACCCTGAAGTTGTGAGAGAATCTTTCATTAAGGAACTGCAATCGAATGCAGCATGGAGCAATCTAGATGCCGTTAAAAACAATCATGTTGAAATTTTACCTTCCGATCTATTCGGCACTAACCCTGGTACACGCATTACGGAATCTCTCGACATGCTCCATAACATGATTCAGACAGTAGGTTCCACCTCATGA